The Neodiprion virginianus isolate iyNeoVirg1 chromosome 5, iyNeoVirg1.1, whole genome shotgun sequence genome contains a region encoding:
- the LOC124306124 gene encoding fatty acid-binding protein homolog 9-like: MVQIVGKYQHVVSSPEFADYLKAVGGDDARIGLLLKSNPSLTISEAGGKWTVTVGNEGKESTSVFKLGEPYDEVLPQGATLKSVTKREGDKFITESTVPDGRRGLRTYEFTDAGITVHLVDEKSGVKATRTYKRI; encoded by the exons ATGGTTCAAATCGTTGGAAAGTACCAGCATGTCGTTAGCTCTCCCGAGTTCGCAGACTATCTCAAGGCTGTGGGAGGCGACGATGCCAGGATAGGGCTGCTCCTTAAAAGCAACCCATCGTTAACGATTTCCGAGGCTGGCGGTAAATGGACAGTGACAGTTGGCAACGAAGGCAAGGAATCCACCTCGGTTTTCAAGCTGGGAGAACCTTACGACGAAGTCTTGCCACAGGGCGCAACCCTGAAG AGCGTAACGAAACGCGAGGGCGACAAGTTCATCACTGAGTCAACAGTACCCGACGGTAGGAGGGGTCTCAGAACTTACGAATTCACTGACGCCGGTATCACCGTG CATCTGGTTGACGAGAAGAGTGGCGTTAAGGCCACGCGTACTTACAAGAGGATTTAG